The following are from one region of the Coffea eugenioides isolate CCC68of chromosome 2, Ceug_1.0, whole genome shotgun sequence genome:
- the LOC113760505 gene encoding pentatricopeptide repeat-containing protein At2g13420, mitochondrial-like — translation MALLLNLGRSFSMQMNIFLPKLLPTYSFSSFSDSEQRLPPPPQIWHLETEPKPILPTIEPSKNADLISQIILQHHNPFHATESSFQLNGITLTTSLVHQILLRLHHSSKVALAFFQYCQFHHPSYCHDTTAFNLLVDSLCKVRQFDVAWQLIVQMDQESNNLRPNFTTFYILIRRLISAGLTRQAIRAFDEMHIFIDEENSGSFSQFRFCFLLDTLCKYGYVKVANELFNKEKWRLELNAKIYTILIYGWFKVKKIEMAEKFFKEMVQKGIEPNVVTYNVMLNGICRKASLHPDERFEKVIRNAEKVFVEMRDRGVEPDVTSYSILLHVYSRAHKPALSLEKLKMMKDRGICPNVATYTSVVKCLCSCGRIEDAEVLLDEMVSNGVNPATATYNCFFEEYRGRKDTEGAMRLYRKMKEDGSFCSPSIHTYNILLGMFTKVNKMGLAMEIWEDMKASRIGPDLDTYTLLIHGLCARRNWRVACELFMEMIEKGYLPQKITFQTLYKGLIQSDMLRTWRRLKKKLEEESITFGSEFETLHLKPYRR, via the coding sequence ATGGCACTACTTTTGAATTTGGGCCGATCCTTTTCAATGCAGATGAACATTTTTCTCCCCAAACTCTTGCCTActtattctttttcttcattttctgacTCTGAACAGCGGCTACCACCACCACCGCAAATATGGCACTTGGAGACTGAGCCCAAACCCATACTTCCAACAATTGAACCATCAAAAAATGCTGATTTAATATCCCAAATCATTCTCCAACACCACAACCCTTTCCACGCCACAGAATCCTCTTTCCAGCTCAATGGAATCACTCTCACAACCTCCTTAGTCCACCAAATTCTCCTTCGCCTTCATCACTCTTCAAAAGTTGCCCTTGCCTTTTTCCAATATTGTCAGTTCCACCATCCTTCCTATTGCCATGACACCACCGCTTTCAACCTCCTCGTGGATAGTCTCTGCAAAGTCCGCCAGTTTGATGTTGCTTGGCAACTCATTGTCCAGATGGACCAGGAAAGCAACAATCTTAGGCCTAATTTTACCACATTTTATATCCTGATTAGAAGGTTGATTTCTGCTGGTCTCACACGGCAGGCTATTCGGGCTTTCGATGAAATGCATATTTTTATAGACGAAGAAAATAGTGGAAGTTTTTCACAGTTCCggttttgttttcttcttgatACTCTATGTAAATATGGGTATGTTAAGGTAGCTAATGAGTTGTTTAATAAAGAGAAGTGGAGGCTTGAGTTGAATGCGAAGATTTACACAATTTTGATATATGGGTGGTTTAAGGTGAAGAAAATCGAAATGGCTGAGAAGTTTTTTAAGGAGATGGTGCAGAAGGGAATTGAGCCAAATGTGGTAACTTATAATGTGATGTTAAATGGGATCTGTAGGAAGGCGAGTTTGCACCCGGATGAACGGTTTGAGAAGGTGATAAGGAATGCGGAGAAGGTGTTTGTGGAAATGCGTGATAGAGGTGTAGAGCCTGATGTTACGAGTTATTCCATTTTGCTTCATGTTTATAGTAGAGCACATAAACCTGCATTATCGCTTGAGAAGTTGAAGATGATGAAGGACAGAGGGATTTGCCCTAATGTGGCAACATATACCTCAGTTGTTAAATGTCTTTGTTCTTGTGGAAGAATAGAGGATGCTGAGGTGTTGTTGGATGAGATGGTGTCAAATGGGGTTAATCCTGCAACTGCAACTTACAATTGCTTTTTTGAGGAGTATAGAGGGAGGAAAGATACAGAAGGAGCCATGAGGTTGTACAGAAAAATGAAGGAAGATGGTTCTTTCTGTTCACCAAGCATACATACTTATAACATACTGTTGGGGATGTTCACGAAGGTAAATAAGATGGGACTTGCAATGGAGATTTGGGAGGATATGAAGGCTAGCAGGATTGGACCAGACTTGGACACATATACATTGTTAATTCATGGATTGTGTGCGAGAAGGAATTGGAGGGTTGCTTGTGAGCTTTTCATGGAGATGATAGAGAAAGGATATCTTCCACAGAAGATCACATTTCAGACGCTGTATAAAGGCTTAATTCAATCTGATATGTTGAGAACTTGGAGAAGGTTGAAAAAGAAACTCGAGGAAGAATCAATAACATTTGGTTCAGAATTTGAAACTTTGCACCTCAAGCCTTATAGAAGGTGA
- the LOC113763801 gene encoding 60S ribosomal protein L18a-like protein translates to MDQNITIEDGDVKSGLELVKSVSDKHLDLLRPSARYYSIFKGQVADATDREKGKYTLIRDADDFQPSIYDKPLPCFGCGVGWFSFLLGFVCSIMWYYATLLYFGNYYKKDPRERAGLSASAIAAMAFSIFLLIILVVVLLF, encoded by the coding sequence ATGGATCAAAATATTACTATCGAGGATGGAGATGTAAAAAGTGGCCTTGAATTGGTGAAATCAGTTTCAGATAAGCATCTTGATCTTTTGAGACCATCAGCCCGATATTATTCAATTTTTAAAGGGCAAGTGGCAGATGCTACTGACCGTGAGAAGGGTAAATATACCCTGATCAGAGATGCAGATGACTTCCAACCAAGCATATATGACAAGCCATTACCCTGTTTTGGTTGTGGAGTTGGGTGGTTTTCATTTCTATTAGGATTTGTTTGCTCAATAATGTGGTACTATGCCACATTGCTGTATTTTGGTAATTACTACAAAAAGGATCCTAGAGAACGAGCTGGGCTTTCCGCATCTGCAATAGCCGCAATggcattttctattttcttgttGATCATCTTAGTGGTGGTTCTACTTTTTTAG